The Flavobacterium faecale genomic sequence TAATGCATAAACAAAATCCGCAAAACTAATTTGTTTTAGGCTTGCGGATTTAAGGTAATCAAAAAAATGGTTATTTGTTTAGAAACCAACGCTGCTTCGGAAGGAATTTATGTGAAATCGAATTCTTTTTTTTCGAAAGTGAAAGCAGAAATCTCGTTAGAATAAAATAAAATTATACGCAGAACATCAAAATCAGTTACCTAATAGCAAGAATAGAATGGAAGATATAGGAATTAAAAAAAAGTAAAGCACAATAAAAAAAAACCTTAAATGAGTGATGTTTAAGGGTTTCTTTCCGTAGCGAGTTCGCCGTGGCGAATGAACTCATGAACAATTTCATTGATTTGTTAGGTTTGAAATAACAGAATACTGCAGTTTTGTCAAACTTTATCGCAAAAAAAAACCTTAAACAATTGTTGTTTAAGGGTTTAATTTTGTAGCGAGTTCGCCGCGGCGAATGATCTCTTAAACAATTTCAGTGATTTATGAGGTTTGAAATAACAGAATACTGCAGTTTTATCAAACTTTATTCCAATAAAAAACCCTTAAACAATTGATGCTTAAGGGTTTGTTCTTGTAGCGAGAACGAGATTTGAACTCGTGACCTCAGGGTTATGAATCCTGCGCTCTAACCGACTGAGCTACCTCGCCAAATGCAACGATCGGTTGTTGTTCGTTGCGGGTGCAAATATAAAACTTTTATTAAAGCACGCAAGCAAAAATCAAAGAAAAAAAAATATTTTTAAAAACGTTTTTTTATCGGGCATATAATGTATATATTCGAAAAAAAATTACTACCTCATGGATCAGAAAATACGTTACGAAATAGAGTTTCCTATCACATCATCTCCACAGTTGTTGTACCAATATATTTCGACTCCGTCTGGTTTGTCTGAATGGTTTGCAGACAATGTAAATTCTAGAGGAGAGTTTTTTACCTTCATCTGGGATGATTCACAAGAGAAAGCAAGGCTTGCCTCTAAGAAATCAGGTGAAAAAGTAAAATTCAAATGGGTCGATGACAATAACAAGGATACAGATTTGTTTTTTGAAATCCATATTCTTGTCGATGAGTTGACAAAAGATGTATCACTTATGGTGGTGGATTTTGCTGATGCTGATGAAGTAGACGAAGCAAAGTTGTTGTGGGAGAATCAAATCTCAGATTTAAAACATCTACTAGGTTCTGTCTAGTATAATACTATATTAAAACTTATATTTGCCTTGAACAAAATTCAGGGCTTTTTTTATGATTAATTTTAATGGAACGATACTGGCTGATGAGGCCAATATACTAACAACCAACCGTGGTTTTTTGTATGGTGATGCGGTTTTTGAAACTGTAAAAGTAGTAAGAGGATCTATTCTTTTTTTAGAAGATCATTATTTTAGA encodes the following:
- a CDS encoding START-like domain-containing protein, coding for MDQKIRYEIEFPITSSPQLLYQYISTPSGLSEWFADNVNSRGEFFTFIWDDSQEKARLASKKSGEKVKFKWVDDNNKDTDLFFEIHILVDELTKDVSLMVVDFADADEVDEAKLLWENQISDLKHLLGSV